Proteins from a single region of Gloeomargarita sp. SKYB120:
- a CDS encoding EVE domain-containing protein, whose protein sequence is MTYWLMKSEPHVYSIADLERDKRTIWDGVRNYQARNFLRQMQVGERAFFYHSNADPPGIVGLMEITQVNIIDPTQFDPQSPYYDPKSSPANPRWWTVEVGYLQTCPAPMTLEQLRQSYDPHQFLVVRPGNRLSVLPVPPEIAQDIAAKTGLSL, encoded by the coding sequence GTGACTTACTGGCTCATGAAATCCGAACCCCACGTCTACAGCATCGCCGATTTAGAACGAGATAAACGCACGATTTGGGATGGGGTGCGCAATTACCAAGCCCGCAACTTTTTACGGCAAATGCAAGTGGGGGAACGCGCCTTTTTTTATCACTCCAATGCCGACCCGCCAGGCATTGTGGGACTCATGGAAATCACCCAAGTGAATATCATTGACCCAACGCAGTTTGACCCCCAAAGCCCCTACTACGACCCCAAATCATCACCCGCGAATCCCCGCTGGTGGACGGTAGAAGTCGGCTATTTACAAACGTGCCCAGCTCCTATGACGCTGGAGCAACTGCGCCAATCCTACGACCCGCATCAATTTTTGGTTGTTCGTCCTGGCAATCGGTTATCGGTGCTACCGGTCCCGCCAGAAATCGCCCAGGATATTGCCGCCAAAACGGGATTGAGTTTGTAG